One Streptomyces sp. NBC_01237 genomic region harbors:
- a CDS encoding LacI family DNA-binding transcriptional regulator, whose product MADVASAAGVSSQTVSRVSNGDPAVIEKTRQKVLDAMRELGYRPNSAARALKRGDFRTIGVITMSLSSTGNVRTLEAIAKYASGAGYAVTLIPLDAPTQDNVRGAFTRLDELAVDAVVLIMEVHLLDAASLTLPPHVKVVVVDSDAGDRFHVVDTDQHQGARTAVRHLLELGHRTVWHVAGPEESFAAGRRAVAWEAALREEGREVPPPLRGDWAPESGYRAGLRLADEPGCTAVFVANDQMALGVLRALHERGRRVPEDVSVVGFDDIAESAAFIPPLTTVHQDFARVGELCVDAILRELRGESVEGGAQLVPTRLVVRASTGPVPSVPSEAARQG is encoded by the coding sequence ATGGCCGACGTCGCGAGCGCCGCGGGCGTCTCGTCGCAGACGGTCTCCCGGGTGTCCAACGGGGACCCGGCCGTCATCGAGAAGACCCGGCAGAAGGTGCTGGACGCCATGCGGGAACTGGGCTACCGGCCCAACAGCGCTGCCCGTGCGCTCAAGCGCGGAGACTTCCGGACCATCGGTGTCATCACCATGAGCCTCTCCAGTACGGGCAACGTGCGGACCCTGGAGGCCATCGCGAAGTACGCCTCGGGCGCGGGGTACGCGGTCACGCTGATCCCGCTCGACGCCCCGACGCAGGACAACGTCAGGGGAGCCTTCACACGGCTCGACGAGCTCGCGGTCGACGCGGTCGTCCTGATCATGGAGGTGCACCTGCTGGACGCGGCATCACTGACACTGCCGCCCCATGTGAAGGTCGTCGTCGTGGACTCGGACGCCGGTGACCGATTCCATGTGGTGGATACGGATCAGCACCAGGGCGCCCGTACGGCCGTGCGGCACCTCCTGGAACTCGGCCACCGCACGGTGTGGCATGTGGCGGGCCCCGAGGAGTCGTTCGCCGCGGGCCGCCGCGCGGTCGCGTGGGAGGCGGCGCTGCGCGAGGAGGGGCGGGAGGTGCCACCCCCGCTACGGGGCGACTGGGCCCCCGAATCGGGATATCGGGCGGGTCTCCGGCTGGCGGACGAGCCCGGTTGCACCGCGGTCTTCGTGGCGAACGATCAGATGGCTCTCGGCGTGCTGCGGGCGCTCCACGAGCGCGGACGCCGGGTGCCCGAGGACGTGAGCGTGGTCGGCTTCGACGACATCGCCGAGAGCGCCGCGTTCATCCCGCCTCTGACCACGGTGCATCAGGACTTCGCCAGGGTGGGGGAGCTGTGCGTCGACGCCATCCTGAGGGAGCTGCGCGGCGAGAGTGTCGAGGGCGGTGCGCAGCTCGTGCCGACCCGACTCGTCGTCCGCGCGAGCACCGGGCCGGTCCCGTCGGTTCCGTCGGAAGCGGCCCGGCAGGGGTGA
- a CDS encoding carbohydrate ABC transporter permease — protein MTLLQTPAKAVAPPRPRASLRLRREALMGWGFAGPFVAVFGLVFLAPIGYALYLSLFRDRLIGGNSFVGLANYRQALTDPQFWEGLARVGLFLAVQVPVMLGIALLVALAIDSGRLYGTSFFRVAIFLPYAVPAVVASLMWGFIYGTRFGLVGNINDALGLTLPDPLSPSLVLASIGNIVTWEFVGYNMLIFYSALKVVPRSLYEAASIDGAGEWRIITAVKLPAIRGALVIATIFSIIGSFQLFNEPSILQKLAPNAITSDFTPNLYTYSLSFAGQQHNYAATVAIVMGVITAVIAYTVQLRGMRKA, from the coding sequence ATGACGCTCCTGCAGACGCCGGCGAAGGCAGTTGCACCACCCCGACCACGCGCCTCCCTCCGCCTTCGCAGGGAGGCGCTCATGGGGTGGGGATTCGCCGGTCCGTTCGTCGCGGTCTTCGGGCTCGTCTTCCTCGCGCCGATCGGGTACGCGCTCTACCTCAGCCTCTTCCGCGACCGGCTCATCGGCGGGAACTCCTTCGTCGGTCTGGCCAACTACCGCCAGGCGCTGACCGATCCGCAGTTCTGGGAGGGGCTGGCCCGGGTCGGTCTCTTCCTGGCCGTCCAGGTGCCGGTCATGCTGGGCATCGCCCTCCTCGTGGCACTCGCCATCGACAGCGGCCGGCTCTACGGCACGTCCTTCTTCCGGGTCGCGATCTTCCTGCCGTACGCCGTCCCCGCCGTGGTCGCCAGCCTGATGTGGGGCTTCATCTACGGCACCCGGTTCGGCCTGGTCGGCAACATCAACGACGCCCTGGGCCTCACCCTTCCCGACCCGCTCTCGCCGTCCCTCGTGCTGGCCTCCATCGGCAACATCGTCACCTGGGAATTCGTCGGGTACAACATGCTGATCTTCTACTCGGCGCTGAAGGTCGTACCCCGCTCGCTCTACGAAGCGGCCTCGATCGACGGCGCCGGGGAGTGGCGGATCATCACCGCGGTCAAACTGCCCGCCATCCGGGGCGCCCTGGTCATCGCGACGATCTTCTCGATCATCGGCAGCTTCCAGCTCTTCAACGAGCCGAGCATCCTCCAGAAGCTCGCCCCGAACGCGATCACGAGCGACTTCACCCCCAACCTGTACACCTACTCGCTGTCCTTCGCCGGCCAGCAGCACAACTACGCGGCGACCGTGGCGATCGTGATGGGCGTCATCACCGCGGTCATCGCCTACACCGTCCAACTGCGCGGCATGCGGAAGGCCTGA
- a CDS encoding ABC transporter substrate-binding protein, protein MRTNSTLRLLAAAAMACAITVGATACGSSDPAADGGGGKKDVKSALEKGGKVTVWAWEPTLKKVAADFEKKYPQVDIEIVNAGTGDKQYTALQNAIAAGSGAPDVAQIEYYAVGQFAIGESIEDLAPYGAAAHDKSFTTGPWSAVKYDKAVYALPMDSGPMALFYNKKVFDKHGVAVPTTWDEYVEAARTLHKADPKIFIGNDTGDAGATTSLIWQAGGRPYRTEGTDVTIDFSDAGTKTYTDTWQKLLDEDLLSPVSSWSDEWYKGLADGSIATLAIGAWMPANFTSGVASASGDWRAAPLPQWTKGKTASAENGGSSLAVPKAARNKELAYAFTEYATTGAGATSRIAEGAFPATRADLESKAFLDTPFPYFGGQQANKIFAGSARDVGTDWSYLPYQVYANSVFNDTVGKAYVSSTTLSQGLDAWQKSSIKYGTDQGFGVNK, encoded by the coding sequence ATGAGGACGAACAGCACCCTGCGGCTTCTCGCCGCCGCGGCCATGGCCTGTGCCATCACGGTCGGCGCGACCGCCTGCGGCTCTTCCGACCCGGCCGCCGACGGCGGCGGAGGGAAGAAGGACGTCAAGTCCGCGCTGGAGAAGGGCGGCAAAGTGACGGTGTGGGCCTGGGAGCCCACGCTGAAGAAGGTGGCCGCCGACTTCGAGAAGAAGTACCCCCAGGTCGACATCGAGATCGTCAACGCCGGCACCGGCGACAAGCAGTACACCGCTCTCCAGAACGCCATCGCCGCCGGCTCCGGGGCCCCCGACGTGGCCCAGATCGAGTACTACGCCGTCGGCCAGTTCGCCATCGGCGAGTCCATCGAGGACCTGGCCCCCTACGGCGCCGCCGCCCACGACAAGAGCTTCACCACCGGCCCCTGGAGCGCGGTGAAGTACGACAAGGCCGTCTACGCCCTCCCCATGGACTCCGGCCCCATGGCGCTGTTCTACAACAAGAAGGTCTTCGACAAGCACGGCGTCGCGGTCCCCACCACGTGGGACGAGTACGTCGAGGCGGCGCGCACCCTGCACAAGGCCGATCCCAAGATCTTCATCGGCAACGACACCGGCGACGCGGGAGCCACCACCAGCCTCATCTGGCAAGCCGGAGGCCGCCCGTACAGGACCGAGGGCACCGACGTCACGATCGACTTCTCGGACGCCGGTACCAAGACCTACACCGACACCTGGCAGAAGCTGCTCGACGAGGACCTCCTCTCACCGGTCAGCTCCTGGAGCGACGAGTGGTACAAGGGTCTGGCGGACGGCTCCATCGCCACCCTGGCCATCGGCGCGTGGATGCCCGCCAACTTCACCTCGGGGGTGGCCTCCGCGTCCGGTGACTGGCGGGCGGCCCCGCTGCCGCAGTGGACCAAGGGCAAGACGGCGAGTGCCGAGAACGGCGGCAGCTCCCTCGCCGTACCGAAGGCTGCCAGGAACAAGGAACTGGCCTACGCCTTCACGGAGTACGCGACCACGGGCGCGGGCGCCACGTCCCGGATCGCCGAGGGCGCCTTCCCCGCGACCCGCGCCGACCTGGAGTCGAAGGCGTTCCTGGACACCCCGTTCCCGTACTTCGGCGGTCAGCAGGCCAACAAGATCTTCGCCGGCTCGGCCCGTGACGTCGGCACCGACTGGTCGTACCTGCCCTACCAGGTGTACGCGAACTCCGTCTTCAACGACACCGTCGGCAAGGCGTACGTCTCCTCGACCACCCTGTCCCAGGGCCTGGACGCCTGGCAGAAGTCGAGCATCAAGTACGGCACCGACCAGGGCTTCGGCGTCAACAAGTAG
- a CDS encoding RICIN domain-containing protein: protein MRRQFPGTARILTVLSALLLALLSGIGTAQAAPVAVTNATQFSDPNGNPVHAHGGGVVKVGQYYYWFGEDRNADNTFRYVSAYRSTDLRTWEFRNHVLTQATDPELRTANIERPKVMYNSATGQFVMWMHKESATDYSEARAAVAVSSTVDGDYTWRGSFRPLGHMSRDITTFVDTDGSGYMISAANENADLHVYRLTSDYTAVESQVQKLWAGQWREAPAMFKRDGVYFLLTSGATGWSPNQQKYGTATSVTGTWSGLTDIGDSSTYRTQTAFVLPVQGTKGTSYLYMGDRWGNSMGGTVNDSQYVWLPLKFPTSTTMTMDYSPTITVDTAAGTVDGMNVAWETLTARNSGKCADVADFGMGDAAQLVQWGCGWGVNQNFWFKKLGTGHVQIMARHSGKCLDIKDASAADGALAVQNPCDGRTSQQWTVQSTDTTGHVRIVARHSGKCLDVVNQSTADGTALEQWTCNNGDNQKWSRSAV, encoded by the coding sequence ATGCGACGCCAATTCCCTGGTACGGCGAGAATTCTCACCGTCCTGTCCGCCCTCCTGCTGGCCCTCCTCAGCGGGATCGGTACCGCGCAAGCGGCCCCGGTCGCCGTCACCAACGCCACCCAGTTCAGCGATCCGAACGGCAACCCCGTGCACGCCCACGGCGGCGGGGTCGTCAAGGTGGGCCAGTACTACTACTGGTTCGGTGAGGACCGGAACGCCGACAACACCTTCCGGTACGTCTCCGCCTACCGCTCCACCGACCTCAGGACCTGGGAGTTCCGCAACCACGTCCTGACCCAGGCCACCGACCCGGAGCTCCGGACCGCCAACATCGAGCGCCCCAAGGTCATGTACAACAGCGCCACCGGCCAGTTCGTGATGTGGATGCACAAGGAAAGCGCCACCGACTACTCCGAGGCCCGTGCCGCGGTCGCCGTCTCCTCCACGGTGGACGGCGACTACACGTGGCGCGGCAGTTTCCGCCCGCTCGGCCACATGTCCCGCGACATCACCACCTTCGTGGACACCGACGGCTCGGGATACATGATCTCGGCGGCGAACGAGAACGCGGACCTGCACGTGTACAGGCTGACGTCGGACTACACGGCCGTGGAGTCCCAGGTCCAGAAGCTGTGGGCGGGCCAGTGGCGCGAGGCACCGGCCATGTTCAAGCGCGACGGCGTCTACTTCCTGCTGACGTCCGGCGCCACGGGATGGTCGCCGAACCAGCAGAAGTACGGGACCGCCACCAGCGTCACGGGTACGTGGAGCGGTCTGACGGACATCGGGGACTCCTCCACCTACCGCACCCAGACCGCCTTCGTACTCCCGGTCCAGGGAACCAAGGGCACGAGCTACCTCTACATGGGTGACCGCTGGGGCAACTCCATGGGCGGTACGGTCAACGATTCCCAGTACGTCTGGCTGCCGCTGAAGTTCCCCACCAGCACCACCATGACCATGGACTACTCCCCGACCATCACCGTGGACACCGCGGCCGGGACCGTCGACGGCATGAACGTGGCCTGGGAGACGCTGACGGCCCGCAACAGCGGCAAGTGCGCCGATGTGGCCGACTTCGGCATGGGTGACGCGGCCCAGCTGGTCCAGTGGGGCTGCGGCTGGGGCGTCAACCAGAACTTCTGGTTCAAGAAGCTCGGCACCGGCCATGTCCAGATCATGGCCAGGCACAGCGGCAAGTGCCTGGACATCAAGGACGCTTCGGCCGCGGACGGCGCGCTCGCCGTACAGAACCCCTGTGACGGCCGGACGTCCCAGCAGTGGACGGTCCAGTCGACGGACACCACGGGCCACGTCCGGATCGTCGCCCGCCACAGCGGCAAGTGCCTGGACGTGGTGAACCAGTCGACCGCCGACGGCACCGCCCTGGAGCAGTGGACCTGCAACAACGGCGACAACCAGAAGTGGAGCCGCTCGGCCGTCTGA
- a CDS encoding LacI family DNA-binding transcriptional regulator has product MADVAALAGVSSQTVSRVANHRENVDATTREKVLAAMRTLGYRPNTAARALVTGRFGALGVVSFDMGAHGNARTLGAIADAAREADFSVNFMGVRAQTEAAVQQAFQHLMLQSVDGIVLVESQMLDTPSLHLPPTMPVVVADGDAGHRYPNVDFDQALGARSAVTHLLELGHRTVWHLAGPGDSFAARRRAESWRSTLRAAGAPVPPVRHGDWTAESGYRTGRELAGRPDVTAVFAANDQMALGLMRALHEAGRDVPGEVSVVGFDDIAESAFFEPPLTTVRQDFDLVGRHCVTLLLDQIDGRSEGPRKLAVEPALTVRSSTAPPGSGRPA; this is encoded by the coding sequence ATGGCGGATGTCGCAGCCCTGGCCGGAGTGTCCTCGCAGACCGTCTCGCGCGTGGCCAACCACCGGGAGAACGTCGACGCGACCACCCGCGAGAAGGTGCTGGCCGCGATGCGGACCCTCGGGTACCGCCCCAACACCGCGGCCCGCGCACTGGTGACGGGCAGATTCGGTGCCCTGGGTGTCGTCAGTTTCGACATGGGCGCGCACGGCAACGCCCGGACGCTCGGTGCCATCGCCGACGCCGCGCGCGAGGCCGACTTCTCCGTCAACTTCATGGGCGTACGGGCCCAGACCGAGGCCGCGGTGCAGCAGGCGTTCCAGCATCTGATGCTTCAGTCCGTCGACGGCATCGTGCTGGTCGAGTCGCAGATGCTCGACACCCCCTCGCTGCATCTGCCGCCCACGATGCCGGTCGTCGTCGCCGACGGCGACGCCGGACACCGTTACCCGAACGTCGACTTCGACCAGGCGCTCGGCGCCCGCAGCGCGGTCACCCACCTGCTGGAACTCGGTCACCGCACGGTCTGGCACCTGGCCGGGCCCGGCGACTCCTTCGCCGCGCGCCGCCGGGCCGAGTCCTGGCGGTCCACGCTCCGGGCCGCCGGCGCACCGGTACCGCCGGTGCGGCACGGGGACTGGACCGCGGAGTCGGGGTACCGGACCGGCCGCGAGCTGGCCGGACGCCCGGACGTGACCGCGGTCTTCGCGGCCAACGACCAGATGGCGCTCGGGCTCATGCGCGCACTGCACGAGGCCGGCCGTGACGTGCCGGGGGAGGTCAGCGTGGTCGGTTTCGACGACATCGCCGAGTCGGCGTTCTTCGAGCCGCCCCTGACCACGGTGCGCCAGGACTTCGACCTGGTGGGCCGGCACTGCGTCACCCTGCTGCTGGACCAGATCGACGGCAGGTCCGAGGGTCCGCGCAAGCTCGCCGTGGAACCCGCTCTCACCGTGCGCTCCAGTACGGCGCCACCCGGATCGGGTCGCCCGGCCTGA
- a CDS encoding glycoside hydrolase family 35 protein produces the protein MSVLQIDDGGFRLDGEPFRLLSGGVHYFRVHPAQWADRLHKARLMGLNTVETYVPWNLHQPRPDHFRMDGELDLPAFLDLAAAEGLHVLLRPGPYICAEWEGGGLPSWLLADPDIRLRTRDPRFLSAADDYFTRLLTPLGPYLSTRGGPVLAVQVENEYGAYGDDTAYLEHLAGSLRRCGVDVPLFTCDQPSDLERGALPGVLATANFGSRSAQNLASLRAHRKTGPLLSTEFWIGWFDRWGGHHVVRDPDRAAQELDEVLASGASVNFYMFHGGTNFGFTNGANDKGTYRPTVTSYDYDAPLDEAGDPTAKFTAFREVIAKYATVPAEPVPARADKLPPATVALHESAGLFACAAVLGDAVGSRTPLTMEQLGQDFGFVLYETVLPAAGPVLLEVEQVRDRAQVCLDGGPVGVLERENHEHALAFTVPRAGSVLSLLVENQGRVNYGTGIHDRKGLPGGVTLDGEELTGWTNRPLPLTSLDALRFAPTTTAPTGPAFHRGTFELTETADTFLHLDGWTKGNVWINGFALGRYWSRGPQRSLYVPAPVLRRGTNDIVVLELHASHRARTVDFRETHDLGPTEE, from the coding sequence ATGTCCGTTCTTCAGATCGACGACGGCGGATTCCGACTCGACGGCGAACCCTTCCGGCTGCTGTCCGGCGGAGTGCACTACTTCCGGGTCCACCCCGCGCAGTGGGCCGACCGGCTGCACAAGGCCCGTCTGATGGGCCTCAACACCGTCGAGACATACGTCCCCTGGAACCTCCACCAGCCACGGCCGGACCACTTCCGCATGGACGGCGAACTCGATCTGCCCGCCTTCCTCGACCTCGCGGCGGCCGAGGGCCTCCACGTCCTGCTCCGCCCCGGTCCCTACATCTGCGCCGAGTGGGAGGGCGGCGGCCTTCCCTCCTGGCTGCTGGCCGACCCCGACATCCGGCTGCGCACCCGCGACCCCCGCTTCCTCTCCGCGGCCGACGACTACTTCACCCGGCTGCTCACCCCGCTCGGGCCCTATCTCTCCACGCGGGGCGGACCGGTGCTCGCGGTGCAGGTGGAGAACGAGTACGGGGCGTACGGCGACGACACCGCCTATCTGGAGCACCTCGCCGGCTCGCTCCGCCGGTGCGGCGTCGACGTACCGCTGTTCACCTGCGACCAGCCCTCCGACCTGGAGCGCGGCGCGCTGCCCGGGGTCCTCGCGACGGCCAACTTCGGCAGTCGCTCCGCCCAGAACCTCGCTTCCCTGCGCGCGCACCGGAAGACCGGTCCGCTGTTGTCCACGGAGTTCTGGATCGGCTGGTTCGACCGCTGGGGCGGTCACCACGTGGTCCGTGACCCGGACCGGGCGGCGCAGGAGCTGGACGAGGTACTGGCCTCGGGCGCCTCGGTCAACTTCTACATGTTCCACGGTGGTACGAACTTCGGTTTCACCAACGGCGCCAACGACAAGGGCACCTACCGGCCCACCGTCACCTCCTACGACTACGACGCGCCGCTCGACGAAGCGGGCGACCCCACCGCGAAGTTCACCGCCTTCCGCGAGGTCATCGCCAAGTACGCGACGGTCCCCGCGGAGCCCGTCCCCGCCCGCGCGGACAAACTCCCGCCGGCCACCGTGGCCCTGCACGAGAGCGCCGGTCTGTTCGCGTGCGCCGCGGTACTCGGCGATGCAGTCGGGTCCCGGACTCCGCTGACCATGGAGCAGCTCGGCCAGGACTTCGGGTTCGTCCTGTACGAAACGGTCCTGCCCGCCGCCGGACCGGTGCTGCTCGAAGTGGAGCAGGTCCGCGACCGTGCCCAGGTCTGCCTCGACGGCGGGCCGGTCGGCGTCCTGGAGCGGGAGAACCACGAACACGCCCTCGCCTTCACGGTGCCCCGCGCGGGCTCCGTCCTCAGCCTGCTCGTCGAGAATCAGGGCCGCGTCAACTACGGCACCGGCATCCACGACCGCAAGGGCCTGCCCGGCGGGGTCACCCTGGACGGCGAGGAACTCACCGGCTGGACCAACCGGCCGCTGCCGCTGACCTCGCTCGACGCGCTGCGGTTCGCTCCCACCACGACCGCGCCGACAGGTCCGGCCTTCCACCGCGGCACCTTCGAACTGACGGAGACCGCGGACACCTTCCTCCACCTCGACGGCTGGACCAAGGGCAACGTGTGGATCAACGGATTCGCGCTGGGCCGGTACTGGTCGCGCGGTCCCCAGCGGTCCTTGTACGTCCCGGCCCCCGTGCTGCGCCGGGGCACCAACGACATCGTCGTACTCGAACTCCACGCCTCGCACCGAGCCCGTACCGTCGACTTCCGGGAGACGCACGACCTCGGCCCCACCGAGGAGTAG
- a CDS encoding glycoside hydrolase — protein sequence MSSTRTPFAPRPRHRSGSRRPAVLLAGTGAVAVLAAAGLTAPQAAAADAPAASLTIRLDPSYQQPAFEGWGTALAWFANVTGGWPEARRNRLADDLYGANGLGFTVARYNIGGGDSPGTTPYMRAGAAIPGYWNRPGPETPDWWDPADAGHWNPKADANQRWWLTAAKARGARTFEAFSNSAPYFMTNSGLVSGAADGSQDNLRSDQYDRFAAYLSGALQRAQDATGVKFDSLSPVNEPNTGYWHAGGGQEGSHWSPDSQARMISALRTALDAKGATTRIAAMDETNPDLFRTNWEAYAPEVRDSVGRLNTHTYGTNGRTGVRDIAKGEATPLWMSEVDLGGSVPQSFTDMSPALDLAGRISDDIRELEPRAWVLWQAVEDYENMTPAHENSNWGLIQTDFTPADAATEPLRKNKKYWAMANYSRFVRPGARVINTDDTRTLAALRPSGQGTVVVHTNTTGADQELTLDLSGFRTVGGAPVERYTTDATRNLQRGSDLTTTGTTLRATVGAGSVTTFVLPGATGVNTAAATAPTGAPRQLVNDNSGMALTAATVDGTSRPVQKTSDPADATQRWTFTKSVPGDWGNTAAYRVTNVGTGKALSVAGGALTFAAPGSSPQQQWIRSTTGDGHATLINRATGELLDVTGAATHDGAPVGVYRPTTAGNQSWTFRGAADTWKPPALRHSAKCGDVDGTSTADGAAVLQYGCDGGTNQQLKRG from the coding sequence GTGAGTTCCACTCGTACGCCCTTTGCGCCCCGTCCTCGCCACCGCTCCGGCTCCCGCCGCCCCGCCGTGCTCCTCGCCGGTACCGGTGCCGTGGCCGTCCTCGCCGCGGCCGGCCTCACCGCACCGCAGGCGGCGGCGGCCGACGCCCCGGCCGCGTCGCTGACGATCCGCCTCGACCCCAGTTACCAGCAGCCCGCCTTCGAGGGATGGGGCACCGCCCTCGCCTGGTTCGCCAACGTCACCGGCGGCTGGCCCGAAGCCCGGCGGAACCGGCTGGCGGACGACCTCTACGGTGCGAACGGGCTCGGCTTCACCGTCGCCCGCTACAACATCGGCGGCGGCGACAGTCCCGGGACCACTCCCTACATGCGCGCCGGAGCGGCGATACCCGGGTACTGGAACCGGCCGGGACCGGAGACCCCCGACTGGTGGGATCCGGCCGACGCCGGTCACTGGAACCCGAAGGCCGACGCCAACCAGCGCTGGTGGCTCACCGCGGCCAAGGCGCGCGGCGCCCGGACCTTCGAGGCGTTCTCCAACTCCGCGCCGTACTTCATGACCAACAGCGGGCTCGTCTCCGGCGCCGCGGACGGCTCGCAGGACAATCTCCGCTCGGACCAGTACGACAGGTTCGCCGCCTATCTGTCGGGCGCACTCCAGCGCGCCCAGGACGCCACGGGCGTGAAGTTCGACTCCCTCTCACCGGTCAACGAGCCGAACACCGGCTACTGGCACGCCGGTGGTGGTCAGGAGGGCTCGCACTGGAGCCCGGACTCGCAGGCCCGCATGATCTCCGCACTCCGTACGGCCCTCGACGCGAAGGGGGCGACCACCCGGATCGCGGCCATGGACGAGACGAACCCGGATCTCTTCCGTACGAACTGGGAGGCGTACGCCCCCGAAGTCCGGGACTCCGTCGGCCGGCTCAACACGCACACGTACGGGACGAACGGCCGCACCGGGGTGCGGGACATCGCCAAGGGCGAGGCCACCCCGCTGTGGATGTCCGAGGTGGACCTCGGCGGCAGCGTCCCGCAGAGCTTCACCGACATGAGCCCCGCCCTGGACCTGGCCGGCCGCATCAGCGACGACATCAGGGAGCTGGAGCCCCGGGCCTGGGTGCTCTGGCAGGCCGTCGAGGACTACGAGAACATGACTCCGGCCCATGAGAACTCCAACTGGGGCCTGATCCAGACCGACTTCACTCCGGCCGACGCGGCGACCGAGCCGCTGCGCAAGAACAAGAAGTACTGGGCGATGGCCAACTACAGCCGCTTCGTCCGTCCGGGTGCCCGCGTCATCAACACCGACGACACCCGCACCCTGGCCGCACTGCGCCCGTCGGGACAAGGCACCGTCGTCGTCCACACCAACACCACCGGCGCCGACCAGGAACTCACCCTGGACCTGAGCGGATTCCGGACCGTCGGCGGGGCCCCCGTCGAGCGCTACACCACCGACGCCACCAGGAACCTCCAGCGCGGGAGCGACCTCACCACCACGGGCACGACCTTGAGGGCGACCGTAGGGGCCGGTTCCGTCACGACGTTCGTCCTGCCGGGAGCCACCGGCGTGAACACCGCCGCAGCCACGGCCCCCACCGGCGCACCGCGCCAACTGGTCAACGACAACAGCGGGATGGCGCTCACGGCCGCCACGGTCGACGGGACGAGCAGGCCGGTGCAGAAGACCTCCGACCCCGCCGACGCCACGCAGCGGTGGACCTTCACCAAGTCCGTACCGGGCGACTGGGGCAACACCGCCGCGTACCGTGTCACCAACGTCGGGACCGGCAAGGCGCTCTCGGTGGCGGGGGGCGCGCTCACCTTCGCGGCACCCGGATCCTCACCCCAGCAGCAGTGGATCCGCTCCACCACGGGTGACGGCCACGCCACCCTGATCAACAGGGCCACCGGCGAACTCCTCGATGTCACCGGAGCCGCCACGCATGACGGAGCCCCCGTCGGCGTGTACCGGCCCACGACGGCCGGCAACCAGTCCTGGACCTTCCGCGGCGCCGCCGACACCTGGAAGCCGCCTGCCCTCCGGCACAGCGCGAAGTGCGGGGACGTGGACGGCACCTCGACCGCCGATGGTGCGGCCGTGCTCCAGTACGGCTGCGACGGCGGTACGAACCAGCAGCTCAAGCGGGGATGA
- a CDS encoding carbohydrate ABC transporter permease encodes MTTNLADIPSNAADPAHRTPSARASRTTRTTGLRTPRRRPHTPLSPRRSVPLTLLTGLALVYALLPLIWLVINATKDEKGLLDSFGLWFGEDFTLWGNITRTLTYDDGVFVRWLLNTLLYVAAGAGGATLLAVLGGYALAKFSFPGRRAVFAVVIGAAAVPGTALAVPTFLMFSNLGLTNTPWAVIIPSLISPFGLYLMWVFASEAVPAELLEAARIDGSGELRTFFRIALPLLMPGIVTVLIFSMVATWNNYFLPLIMIKDPDWYPLTLGLNAWNSQAQTAGGDAVFDLIITGSLLTIVPIVVIFLLLQRYWQSGLAAGSVKE; translated from the coding sequence ATGACCACGAACCTCGCCGACATCCCCTCGAACGCCGCTGACCCCGCTCACCGGACCCCCTCCGCGCGCGCCTCCCGCACCACCCGCACCACCGGTCTGCGAACGCCCCGCCGCCGCCCCCACACCCCGCTCAGCCCCCGCCGCAGCGTCCCGCTGACGCTTCTGACCGGGCTGGCCCTCGTCTACGCACTGCTTCCGCTGATCTGGCTCGTCATCAACGCGACCAAGGACGAGAAGGGCCTGCTCGACTCCTTCGGCCTGTGGTTCGGCGAGGACTTCACCCTCTGGGGCAACATCACCCGCACCCTGACCTACGACGACGGCGTCTTCGTCCGCTGGCTGCTCAACACCCTGCTGTACGTCGCCGCGGGCGCGGGCGGCGCCACACTCCTCGCCGTCCTGGGCGGATACGCGCTCGCCAAGTTCAGCTTCCCCGGCCGCCGCGCCGTGTTCGCGGTCGTCATCGGGGCCGCGGCCGTGCCCGGTACGGCCCTCGCGGTGCCGACGTTCCTCATGTTCAGCAACCTGGGACTGACCAACACCCCGTGGGCCGTGATCATCCCGTCCCTCATCTCACCGTTCGGGCTCTATCTGATGTGGGTGTTCGCCTCCGAGGCGGTGCCCGCCGAACTCCTCGAAGCGGCCCGCATCGACGGCTCCGGCGAACTGCGCACCTTCTTCCGCATCGCGCTGCCACTCCTCATGCCGGGAATCGTCACCGTACTGATCTTCTCCATGGTCGCGACCTGGAACAACTACTTCCTGCCCCTGATCATGATCAAGGACCCGGACTGGTACCCGCTCACCCTCGGGCTGAACGCGTGGAACTCCCAGGCGCAGACCGCCGGCGGCGACGCGGTCTTCGACCTCATCATCACCGGCTCCCTGCTCACGATCGTGCCGATCGTGGTGATCTTCCTCCTGCTCCAGCGGTACTGGCAGTCCGGCCTGGCCGCGGGCAGCGTCAAGGAATGA